A genomic region of Raphanus sativus cultivar WK10039 chromosome 6, ASM80110v3, whole genome shotgun sequence contains the following coding sequences:
- the LOC108810441 gene encoding endoglucanase 25-like, giving the protein MTREIEMQEMDWAAFPKPSEEMQSRWLLQPSTMLKKKTNARKKAYAWSLVVLTGVLAVLGFSMMMIRALTHRHHHQQQQTPEIYSSALHAGLKFFNRRATGHLPDGNNVTWRGDSCVQDGKYPGSTYRNLSGGYYDGGDAIKSNFKMSFAMTMLSWSVIEYHSKYEAVGELSHVEGLIKWGTDYFLNTFDSSADIVNEMVLQEKKRFLLLPGQPLHIVTFFPFSFKQVGDEGTESYCWMRPEDTDYKRHLHVCFGDCPNLAAEMAAALASASIVFSENVAYSQKLIQGAKILYKYAESSMKGISSNTDSSSSWDELLWSGTWLYYATGDVSYLDRVTTLALDDRSDSFSSDPGVFSWNTKLAGAQLLLTRLRLFLSPGYPSEEVLRKFHDQIGIVMCSYLPSFNKFNRTKGGLIQLNHAGPQPLQYAANAAFLAALYSDYLDASDTRGWTCGPNFYFAYVLRDFSRSQIDYILGKNPRNISYVVGFGERYPKRVQHRGASIPKDRKESCEGGWKWRESSKENPNVVEGAMVAGPDGHDGFRDDRTNPNYTEPTLTGNAVLVAALVALSGDKNMFEKNRIFYAVPPLFPDAPPPPAPWTP; this is encoded by the exons ATGACAAGGGAGATCGAAATGCAGGAGATGGATTGGGCGGCTTTTCCGAAGCCCTCGGAAGAGATGCAAAGCAGGTGGCTCTTGCAGCCCTCTACAATGCTCAAGAAGAAGACAAATGCAAGGAAAAAAGCTTATGCATGGTCTCTCGTCGTACTGACTGGCGTGCTAGCGGTTCTTGGGTTTTCCATGATGATGATCAGAGCTCTCACGCatcgccaccaccaccaacaaCAACAGACACCTGAAATCTACAGCAGTGCGCTTCACGCTGGACTTAAGTTCTTCAACAGGCGCGCCA CTGGGCACTTGCCCGACGGAAACAACGTTACGTGGAGAGGGGATTCTTGTGTCCAAGACGGGAAGTATCCGGGGAGCACCTACAGAAACTTGTCTGGAGGTTATTACGATGGTGGTGACGCAATAAAATCAAACTTCAAAATGTCTTTTGCGATGACCATGTTGAGCTGGAGTGTCATTGAATATCATTCCAAGTATGAAGCAGTTGGAGAACTCAGCCACGTTGAAGGGCTTATCAAATGGGGAACAGACTACTTCCTAAACACTTTCGACTCTAGTGCTGATATTGTCAATGAAATGGTGttacaggaaaaaaaaagattcttacTCCTTCCGGGACAACCTTTGCATATAGTTAC TTTTTTTCCCTTTTCCTTTAAACAGGTCGGAGATGAAGGAACTGAGAGCTACTGTTGGATGAGGCCTGAGGACACTGATTACAAAAGACATTTACATGTCTGTTTCGGTGACTGTCCCAATCTTGCTGCAGAAATGGCGGCTGCACTGGCTTCAGCATCCATCGTTTTCAGTGAAAACGTAGCATATTCCCAAAAGCTTATTCAAGGTGCCAAGATTCTATATAAGTATGCAGAGTCATCTATGAAAGGCATTAGTAGTAACACAGACTCAAGCTCTTCCTGGGACGAGCTTTTATGGAGTGGGACTTGGCTCTATTATGCTACTGGGGATGTAAGTTACCTTGATAGGGTAACAACTCTTGCACTGGACGATCGTTCTGACTCTTTTTCGAGTGACCCTGGCGTGTTCAGTTGGAACACAAAGCTAGCCGGAGCTCAG CTGCTGTTGACACGGCTGAGGCTATTTTTGAGCCCTGGATATCCATCTGAAGAAGTTTTGAGAAAATTTCATGATCAAATCGGCATTGTAATGTGCTCTTACTTACCTTCTTTCAACAAGTTCAATAGAACCaaag GAGGTCTGATCCAGTTAAACCATGCAGGTCCACAGCCCCTGCAATATGCTGCAAATGCGGCTTTCCTAGCGGCGCTATACAGCGATTATCTAGATGCTTCTGATACTCGTGGATGGACATGTGGGCCTAATTTCTACTTTGCTTATGTACTACGCGACTTCTCTCGATCACAA ATTGACTACATTCTCGGTAAAAACCCACGGAACATTAGCTACGTCGTGGGTTTTGGGGAGCGATACCCTAAACGGGTACAGCATAGAGGAGCTTCAATTCCAAAAGACCGGAAAGAGAGTTGCGAAGGAGGATGGAAATGGAGAGAAAGCTCAAAGGAAAACCCAAATGTGGTTGAAGGAGCAATGGTCGCTGGACCCGACGGACATGATGGGTTTCGTGATGATCGTACGAACCCAAACTATACAGAGCCGACCCTGACCGGAAATGCGGTTCTCGTTGCCGCTCTCGTTGCCTTATCAGGAGACAAAAACATGTTTGAAAAGAACCGTATTTTCTATGCAGTTCCTCCATTGTTCCCCGacgctcctcctcctccagcaCCTTGGACCCCATAG